Proteins from one Salvelinus namaycush isolate Seneca chromosome 34, SaNama_1.0, whole genome shotgun sequence genomic window:
- the LOC120028394 gene encoding multidrug and toxin extrusion protein 1-like, with the protein MDSNGIVESRTNGNELTICGSCLRCIRRLIPVEFKKEMIELSTMAGPVVMAQLMVFLVSFVSTIFCGHLGKTELAGVTLAIAVINVTGVSIGYGLSSACDTLISQTFGSRNLLKVGVIVQRAILIQLLACFPCWAVLINTESILLAVKQSPEVARLSQVYVKIFMPALPATFIYQLEARYLQNQGIIWPQVITGVVANVLNALINYIFLYVLDLGVAGSAWANTISQLSLAAILYAYILWKELHKATWAGWSWECLEDWGTYIHLAIPSMIMLCVEWWTYEIGGFLAGLISEVELGAQSVVFELASICYMFPLGFSVAGSVRVGSALGAGDTEQAKLSAKLAMFCAGSVSVCLSVLVGILKDKISYVFTYDEQIRERVAQVMAFYAPFLLLYAISAASGRIIRGAGKQKVGAICNILGYYGVGFPIGVSLMFAAKLGIMGLWTGLFTCVFLQSSFLIVYLSRMNWKKATVEAQIRAGVQRNSTDMDMAPEAHSNDSAPCEGHKDRNALAEDGAEAEGEAGDRVALSKVEALLAHRALIMWRGLALCVMLFILALGIIINLLLTNLT; encoded by the exons ATGGATTCTAATGGAATTGTGGAGAGCAGGACGAATGGGAATGAATTGACAATATGTGGGAGCTGTTTGAGATGTATTCGCAGGTTGATTCCTGTTGAATTCAAAAAAGAAATGATTGAATTATCAACAATGGCTGGGCCTGTG GTTATGGCTCAGCTCATGGTCTTTTTAGTGAGTTTTGTCAGTACAATTTTCTGCGGCCATTTGGGGAAGACAGAACTGGCAGGGGTGACTCTCGCCATAGCT GTGATTAATGTTACAGGTGTCTCCATTGGGTATGGTTTATCATCAGCGTGTGACACACTCATATCTCAG ACTTTTGGGAGCCGTAACCTCCTGAAAGTTGGGGTCATTGTACAGAGAGCCATCCTCATTCAACTTCTGGCCTGTTTCCCATGCTGGGCTGTTCTCATCAACACAGAATCAATCCTCCTGGCTGTCAAACAGAGCCCAGAGGTCGCCAG GCTGTCTCAGGTGTATGTGAAGATTTTTATGCCAGCACTCCCA GCCACATTTATTTACCAGCTGGAGGCCAGATATCTACAGAATCAG GGAATCATATGGCCGCAGGTCATCACAGGTGTGGTGGCCAACGTACTGAATGCCCTCATCAACTACATATTCCTCTATGTTCTGGACCTGGGTGTAGC TGGGTCTGCGTGGGCCAACACcatctctcagctctctctggcTGCTATACTTTATGCCTACATCCTGTGGAAGGAACTACACAAGGCCACCTGGGCAG GCTGGTCTTGGGAGTGCTTGGAAGACTGGGGCACCTACATCCACTTGGCTATTCCTAGCATGATCATGCTGTGTGTGGAGTGGTGGACCTATGAGATTGGAGGCTTTCTAGCAG GTCTGATAAGTGAGGTGGAGCTTGGAGCACAATCAGTCGTCTTCGAACTGGCAAGCATTTGCTACATG tTCCCTCTAGGGTTCAGTGTGGCAGGCAGTGTGAGGGTGGGCAGTGCTCTGGGGGCTGGAGATACAGAGCAGGCCAAGCTGTCTGCCAAGCTGGCCATGTTCTGTGCTG GGTCAGTTTCTGTGTGCTTGTCGGTTCTTGTTGGGATACTGAAGGACAAAATCTCCTACGTCTTTACATATGATGA GCAGATCAGAGAAAGGGTTGCTCAAGTTATGGCGTTCTACGCCCCTTTTCTTCTGTTATATGCAATATCG GCTGCCTCAGGTAGAATTATAAGGGGGGCAGGGAAGCAGAAGGTTGGGGCGATTTGCAACATCCTGGGTTACTATGGGGTTGGCTTTCCTATTGGAGTGTCCCTGATGTTTGCTGCCAAGCTAGGAATCATGG gcCTGTGGACCGGTCTGTTTACCTGTGTGTTCCTACAGTCCTCCTTCCTCATCGTCTATCTATCCAGAATGAACTGGAAGAAAGCCACTGTAGAG GCCCAGATCAGAGCTGGGGTACAGAGGAACTCTACAGACATGG ACATGGCCCCAGAGGCCCATTCAAATGATTCAGCTCCATGTGAGGGCCACAAAGACAGAAATGCCCTGGCTGAAGATGGGGCTGAGGCTGAAGGTGAGGCTGGGGACAGGGTGGCCCTCAGCAAGGTGGAGGCACTGCTGGCCCACAGGGCCCTGATAATGTGGAGGGGCCTGGCTCTGTGTGTCATGCTCTTCATCCTAGCCCTGGGAATCATCATCAACCTACTGCTCACCAACCTCACTTGA
- the LOC120028984 gene encoding multidrug and toxin extrusion protein 1-like yields the protein MEDSGPTLASGPTSNSNLPIMEESSDKLFCCRWVRHRIPLAHREEFYHILRMTGPLLLSRILNYLLPFVITMFCGRLGNAVLAGYGLACATINVTTAATGGGLALACDTLVSQTFGGKNLQRVGVILQRSVLILLLFCLPCWAMLLNTQSILLALGQEPEVARIAQLYVIAYLPAVPAIFLHQLQASYLQNQGIILPQMYTAAAANIANVVTNYILLYWMDLGVVGSAAANTLSQLYICSFLFAYICWKKLHVKTWGGWTTEALQEWGSYMKLAIPSTLMLCFEWWIYELGGFLAGMLSEVDLAAQHVVIMLAFINYMFHLGIQAAACVRVGNALGAGDTAGAILTSKVSLALSGSMAVIQGIMLISTKTVIGFMFTSDAQIIDLVSQLLNVYCVLQFFDGLVCVCMGIILGTGQQKIAAMANLITYYCVGLPLGISLMFAAGLRVVGFWLGLLICVILQSSFFITVIFRLDWKKMTEKAVKRAGKAGHMVSMRSIVAPDHTENNGRTVNGYMSVSAEGQGDLRGSNWTPEVQKEDGSPRALLSTTQLVLRRGLTVLAAIVILAVGTSVHLLLPLPISSWSNLSVDWNNTTFTTTYPPELAPSTVLI from the exons ATGGAAGACTCTGGGCCTACACTGGCATCTGGGCCCACTTCTAATTCTAATTTACCTATAATGGAGGAGTCTAGTGACAAACTGTTCTGCTGCCGCTGGGTAAGACACAGAATCCCCCTGGCACACAGAGAGGAGTTCTACCACATTCTCCGCATGACTGGACCCTTG CTGCTGTCTCGAATCCTAAACTACCTGCTTCCGTTTGTCATCACTATGTTCTGTGGTCGCCTGGGGAATGCAGTGTTAGCTGGCTATGGCCTGGCCTGCGCG ACTATTAATGTTACGACTGCAGCAACAGGAGGTGGACTTGCCTTAGCATGTGACACTTTGGTATCTCAG ACATTTGGTGGTAAGAACCTGCAGCGTGTGGGGGTGATTCTCCAGAGGAGTGTGTTGATCCTGCTGCTCTTCTGTCTCCCCTGCTGGGCCATGCTCCTCAACACCCAGTCTATCCTGCTGGCTCTGGGCCAGGAGCCTGAAGTGGCCAG GATAGCACAGCTGTATGTCATCGCCTACCTACCTGCAGTGCCA GCTATTTTCCTGCATCAACTTCAGGCTTCTTATCTCCAAAACCAG GGGATAATACTGCCTCAGATGTacacagcagcagcggccaacATCGCCAACGTGGTGACAAACTATATCCTGCTCTACTGGATGGACCTGGGAGTTGT AGGGTCGGCAGCAGCTAATACGCTTTCCCAACTCTACATATGTTCCTTCTTATTTGCTTACATTTGTTGGAAGAAGCTACATGTGAAAACATGGGGAG GCTGGACTACAGAAGCACTGCAGGAGTGGGGCTCTTATATGAAACTAGCCATCCCCAGTACACTGATGCTGTGTTTCGAATGGTGGATCTATGAGCTTGGGGGGTTCCTTGCAG gCATGCTGAGTGAAGTGGACCTGGCTGCTCAACACGTAGTCATAATGCTGGCTTTCATCAACTACATG TTCCACCTGGGGATCCAGGCTGCAGCATGTGTTCGTGTGGGGAACGCCCTGGGGGCCGGAGACACAGCTGGGGCCATCCTCACCAGCAAGGTGTCCCTCGCCCTCTCAG GTTCAATGGCAGTAATTCAGGGAATCATGCTGATCTCTACTAAAACAGTAATCGGCTTCATGTTTACTTCTGATGC GCAGATCATAGATCTGGTCTCTCAACTTCTCAACGTGTACTGTGTTCTTCAGTTCTTTGATGGGCTAGTG tgtgtgtgtatgggaatCATCCTGGGCACGGGCCAACAGAAGATAGCAGCGATGGCTAATCTCATCACCTACTACTGCGTGGGCCTTCCACTGGGCATCTCTTTGATGTTTGCTGCTGGCCTCAGGGTTGTAG GGTTCTGGTTAGGCCTGTTAATCTGTGTAATTCTACAGTCCAGCTTCTTCATCACTGTCATCTTCAGGCTCGACTGGAAGAAAATGACAGAGAAG GCTGTAAAACGAGCTGGAAAGGCTGGACATATGGTGTCAATGAGGAGTATAGTTGCACCAGACCACACAGAGAACAATGGGAGG ACAGTGAATGGATACATGTCAGTGAGTGCTGAGGGCCAGGGGGACCTCAGGGGAAGCAATTGGACCCCAGAGGTGCAGAAGGAGGATGGGAGCCCCAGAGCTCTGCTCTCCACCACCCAGCTGGTCCTGAGGAGAGGTCTCACCGTACTGGCTGCCATTGTCATCCTAGCTGTGGGGACCAGTGTCCATCTTCTACTGCCTCTACCAATCAGCTCATGGAGCAATCTGAGTGTAGACTGGAACAACACTACCTTTACCACTACCTACCCCCCTGAACTCGCCCCGTCAACAGTTCTCATCTAG